A section of the Ochotona princeps isolate mOchPri1 chromosome 19, mOchPri1.hap1, whole genome shotgun sequence genome encodes:
- the POU4F3 gene encoding POU domain, class 4, transcription factor 3, which yields MMAMNAKQPFGMHPVLQEPKFSSLHSGSEAMRRVCLPAPQLQGNIFGSFDESLLARAEALAAVDIVSHGKNHPFKPDATYHTMSSVPCTSTSSTVPISHPAAALTSHPHHAVHQGLEGDLLEHISPTLSVSGLGAPEHSVMPAQIHPHHLGAMGHLHQAMGMSHPHAVAPHNAMPACLSDVESDPRELEAFAERFKQRRIKLGVTQADVGAALANLKIPGVGSLSQSTICRFESLTLSHNNMIALKPVLQAWLEEAEAAYREKNSKPELFNGSERKRKRTSIAAPEKRSLEAYFAIQPRPSSEKIAAIAEKLDLKKNVVRVWFCNQRQKQKRMKYSAVH from the exons ATGATGGCCATGAACGCCAAGCAGCCTTTCGGCATGCACCCAGTGCTGCAAGAACCCAAATTCTCCAGCCTGCACTCCGGCTCTGAGGCCATGCGCCGAGTCTGTCTCCCAGCCCCGCAG CTGCAGGGTAATATATTTGGAAGCTTTGATGAGAGTCTGCTGGCACGCGCCGAGGCTCTGGCGGCGGTGGATATCGTCTCCCACGGCAAAAACCATCCGTTCAAGCCCGACGCCACTTACCATACCATGAGCAGTGTGCCCTGCACGTCCACTTCGTCCACCGTGCCCATCTCCCACCCGGCGGCGGCGCTCACTTCGCACCCGCACCACGCCGTGCACCAGGGCCTCGAAGGAGACCTCCTGGAGCACATCTCGCCCACTCTGAGTGTGAGCGGCCTAGGCGCGCCGGAGCACTCGGTGATGCCCGCACAGATCCACCCACACCACCTGGGCGCCATGGGCCACCTGCACCAAGCCATGGGCATGAGCCACCCTCACGCCGTGGCGCCGCACAACGCCATGCCCGCGTGCCTCAGCGACGTGGAGTCAGACCCGCGCGAGCTGGAGGCCTTTGCCGAGCGCTTCAAGCAGCGGCGTATCAAGCTGGGGGTGACCCAGGCGGACGTGGGCGCTGCTCTGGCCAATCTCAAGATCCCCGGCGTGGGTTCGCTCAGCCAGAGCACCATCTGCAGGTTCGAATCTCTCACCCTCTCGCACAACAACATGATCGCGCTCAAGCCGGtgctgcaggcctggctggaggagGCCGAGGCCGCCTACCGAGAGAAGAACAGCAAGCCCGAGCTCTTCAACGGCAGCGAGCGGAAGCGCAAACGCACGTCCATCGCCGCGCCCGAGAAGCGCTCGCTCGAGGCTTATTTCGCCATCCAGCCGCGGCCCTCCTCCGAAAAGATCGCGGCCATCGCCGAGAAACTGGACCTTAAAAAGAACGTGGTGAGGGTCTGGTTCTGCaaccagagacagaaacagaaacgaATGAAGTACTCGGCTGTCCACTGA